In the genome of Acidobacteriota bacterium, one region contains:
- a CDS encoding sialidase gives MLWATVLLVFCGPILAQTPAVKPAIKVDSETISGLGARNIGSATMSGRIAALDAVQEGKRLTVYVGSASGGVWKSVNGGTTFKPVFDKQPVQSIGAITIDPKNPKVIWAGTGEPWTRNSTSVGDGVYKSIDGGENWTNVGLKDTERIAKIAVDPSDTNTVYVCAPGKLWSDSDERGLYKTTDGGKTWAQVLKGGNRSTGCSMISLDKQNPKTIYAGLWDFRRKGWTFRSGGDSAEVPSGSGLFKSTDGGATWNELKTETATGLPPKPWGRVAIAVAPSNPNVVYATIEAVIPQDGLYRSADGGKTWQLLDRSPGVIVRPFYFANLIVDPQDENKVYKEGYNLIVSTDGGKTFSSISGGGTHGDHHDVWIDPANTDHLIAGDDGGLWYSYDGGNKWWKAENLPVSQFYHVSLDNDRPYHIYGGLQDNSSWVGDSQYPGGITNGRWENVGGGDGFWVFADPSDADYVYSESQGGYIARVNRKTFEARPVQPLPQYKEGKLRWNWNTPIHLSPTQQGVLYLGAQFLFRSRDHGQSWERISPDLTTNDPEKQKQEQSGGITPDNSAAEMHTTIYAIAESPKNANVIWAGTDDGNLQLTRDGGKTWTNVVANIAGLPKNAWVSYLDASHFDEGTVYATFDLHTFGDLRPYVFKTTDFGQTWTKLVANDAGVRGYAHVVREDLVNRDLLFVGTEFGLWITLDGGQQWAQYKGGDLPNVAVRDLAIHPREHDLVIATHGRGIWIVDDITPLRALTPALLAQEAGFVQARPTEQKLLAFGGWVNGDAAFVGANPTGEAVITYYQRKRHIFGDLKLEIFDASGKSLGTLPSSKRRGLNRALWGMRVPPPKTPPGATAAGPGVGPRLLPGMYTVKLTKDKNVYTTQLQITADPRAKHSAADRKAQFDLALKLHAQLSEMTFAVERINSARLKLEERAAQLPVSDPLRAQLQAAAAQADELRKKIVATKEGGAITGEERLREYLASLYSDVVFYEGRPAQTQIERADALARELADVVKAFDDWAAKDLAKLNATLTGKKLEPVNPLTRAEWEAADTKK, from the coding sequence ATGCTCTGGGCCACTGTTTTGTTGGTGTTTTGTGGGCCTATTCTCGCCCAAACACCCGCCGTCAAACCCGCCATCAAAGTTGATTCCGAAACCATCTCCGGCTTGGGCGCGCGCAACATCGGCTCGGCCACCATGAGCGGGCGCATCGCCGCGCTCGACGCCGTGCAGGAAGGCAAACGGCTGACGGTTTATGTCGGCTCGGCCAGCGGCGGCGTGTGGAAGTCGGTCAATGGCGGCACGACCTTCAAGCCGGTATTCGACAAACAGCCGGTGCAATCCATCGGCGCCATCACGATTGATCCGAAAAACCCCAAAGTCATCTGGGCGGGCACGGGCGAACCGTGGACGCGCAACAGCACATCCGTTGGCGATGGCGTTTATAAATCAATTGACGGCGGCGAAAACTGGACGAACGTCGGGCTGAAAGATACCGAGCGCATCGCCAAGATCGCCGTTGACCCATCCGACACCAACACTGTGTACGTCTGTGCGCCGGGCAAACTGTGGAGCGACAGCGATGAGCGCGGCCTTTACAAAACCACCGATGGCGGCAAGACGTGGGCGCAAGTGTTGAAAGGTGGAAATCGTTCAACGGGTTGTTCGATGATCTCGCTGGACAAACAGAACCCGAAAACAATTTATGCCGGGCTGTGGGATTTCCGCCGCAAAGGCTGGACGTTTCGTTCGGGCGGCGATTCTGCCGAAGTTCCCAGTGGCAGCGGCCTCTTCAAAAGCACCGACGGCGGCGCGACGTGGAATGAATTGAAAACCGAAACCGCCACAGGTTTGCCGCCAAAGCCCTGGGGGCGCGTGGCCATCGCGGTCGCGCCATCCAACCCGAATGTCGTTTACGCCACCATCGAAGCCGTCATCCCGCAAGACGGATTGTATCGTTCGGCTGATGGCGGCAAGACGTGGCAGTTGCTCGACCGCAGTCCGGGCGTGATCGTGCGCCCGTTTTACTTCGCCAACCTGATCGTAGACCCGCAGGATGAGAACAAGGTTTACAAGGAAGGCTACAACCTGATCGTCAGCACCGATGGCGGCAAAACCTTCAGCAGCATTTCGGGCGGCGGCACGCACGGCGATCATCACGATGTGTGGATTGATCCGGCGAACACCGATCATCTGATCGCGGGCGATGACGGCGGTTTGTGGTACTCCTACGACGGCGGCAACAAGTGGTGGAAGGCGGAGAACCTGCCCGTCTCGCAGTTTTATCACGTCAGCCTGGACAACGACCGGCCCTATCACATTTACGGTGGCTTGCAGGACAACAGTTCGTGGGTCGGCGATTCGCAATACCCGGGCGGCATCACGAATGGCCGTTGGGAAAACGTGGGCGGCGGTGACGGCTTCTGGGTCTTCGCTGATCCCAGCGACGCCGATTATGTTTATTCCGAATCGCAGGGCGGTTACATCGCGCGCGTGAATCGCAAGACGTTTGAAGCGCGTCCCGTGCAACCGCTGCCGCAGTACAAAGAAGGCAAGCTGCGTTGGAATTGGAACACGCCGATCCATCTCAGTCCGACGCAGCAAGGCGTGCTTTACCTGGGCGCGCAATTTCTGTTTCGTTCGCGCGATCACGGCCAAAGCTGGGAACGCATCTCGCCCGACCTGACGACCAACGATCCCGAAAAACAGAAGCAGGAACAATCCGGCGGCATCACGCCCGACAATTCCGCCGCCGAGATGCACACGACGATTTATGCCATCGCCGAATCGCCCAAGAACGCCAACGTAATCTGGGCGGGCACTGATGACGGCAATCTGCAACTAACGCGCGATGGCGGCAAGACGTGGACGAACGTCGTCGCCAACATTGCGGGGCTGCCCAAAAACGCCTGGGTCTCATACCTGGATGCCAGCCACTTTGACGAAGGCACGGTTTACGCAACGTTCGATTTGCACACCTTCGGCGATCTGCGGCCTTATGTTTTTAAGACCACCGATTTCGGCCAGACGTGGACGAAGCTGGTAGCAAATGACGCGGGTGTTCGTGGCTATGCGCACGTCGTGCGCGAAGATTTGGTCAACCGTGATTTGCTATTTGTCGGCACCGAGTTCGGCTTGTGGATAACGCTCGATGGCGGCCAGCAGTGGGCGCAGTACAAAGGCGGCGACTTGCCCAACGTCGCGGTGCGCGATTTGGCAATTCACCCGCGCGAACACGATCTGGTCATCGCCACGCATGGGCGCGGCATTTGGATCGTGGACGACATCACGCCGTTGCGCGCGTTGACGCCCGCGCTGCTGGCGCAGGAAGCGGGTTTCGTGCAGGCGCGGCCCACTGAACAGAAGTTGCTGGCGTTTGGCGGCTGGGTCAATGGCGATGCGGCCTTTGTCGGCGCGAATCCGACCGGCGAGGCCGTCATCACCTATTACCAGCGCAAACGCCACATCTTCGGCGATCTGAAACTCGAAATCTTTGATGCATCCGGCAAATCGCTCGGCACACTGCCCAGCAGCAAGCGGCGCGGTTTGAATCGCGCGTTGTGGGGCATGCGTGTGCCGCCGCCCAAAACGCCGCCCGGTGCGACGGCGGCTGGCCCCGGCGTCGGCCCGCGTCTGTTGCCCGGTATGTATACAGTCAAGCTGACCAAAGACAAAAACGTTTACACCACGCAACTGCAAATCACGGCAGACCCGCGCGCCAAACACAGCGCGGCGGATCGCAAAGCCCAATTCGACCTGGCGCTGAAGCTGCACGCCCAACTCAGCGAAATGACCTTCGCCGTCGAACGCATCAACAGCGCCCGGCTCAAACTGGAAGAGCGCGCGGCGCAGCTTCCGGTCAGCGATCCGCTGCGCGCGCAATTGCAAGCCGCCGCCGCCCAAGCCGACGAATTGCGCAAGAAAATCGTCGCCACCAAAGAGGGCGGTGCGATCACCGGCGAAGAACGGTTGCGCGAATACCTGGCGAGTCTTTATTCGGACGTGGTTTTTTACGAAGGCCGCCCCGCGCAAACCCAGATCGAACGCGCCGACGCATTGGCCCGCGAGTTGGCCGATGTGGTCAAAGCGTTTGACGATTGGGCCGCCAAGGATTTGGCCAAGCTTAAC
- the miaA gene encoding tRNA (adenosine(37)-N6)-dimethylallyltransferase MiaA, with product MTSTPHNQPLIAIVGPTASGKSDLGIALAQRFNGEVINCDSVQVYRGLYVATAKVPPAEQQGIPHHLIDLVEPTANFTAVAWAAQARAVSADIEARGKTAWLVGGTGFYLRALTTQFFAAPEIDERLRPRLLKLLDRQGPEHLHRLLQRVDPPLAARFAPKDWSRVTRALEVYFSSGQPLSYWQAQTPEAPTAFATRLHYFVLQPPREVLYDRINRRVDLMVANGLLAEIERLVAAGVPLDAKAFQAHGYKRFVEYLQGARTLASAIEQMKLDTRHYAKRQWTWWRAQSNTIWLPGFGFEPEIIAEAERQAAQLLKAS from the coding sequence GTGACTTCCACGCCGCACAACCAACCCCTGATCGCCATCGTTGGCCCGACCGCTTCAGGCAAAAGCGATTTGGGCATCGCGCTCGCCCAGCGTTTCAACGGCGAAGTCATCAATTGCGACTCGGTGCAGGTCTATCGCGGCCTATATGTCGCCACCGCCAAAGTCCCGCCGGCAGAGCAGCAAGGCATTCCGCATCATCTGATTGATCTGGTCGAACCGACCGCGAATTTCACCGCCGTGGCCTGGGCCGCACAGGCGCGCGCCGTCAGCGCCGACATCGAGGCGCGCGGCAAGACCGCCTGGCTGGTGGGCGGGACGGGGTTTTATCTGCGCGCGCTGACGACGCAGTTTTTTGCCGCGCCGGAAATTGACGAACGGTTGCGCCCGCGCTTGCTCAAACTGCTCGACCGCCAGGGGCCGGAACATTTGCATCGGCTGTTGCAGCGCGTTGACCCGCCGCTCGCCGCCAGGTTCGCGCCCAAGGATTGGTCGCGCGTCACGCGGGCGCTCGAAGTCTATTTCTCCTCCGGCCAGCCACTTTCTTACTGGCAAGCGCAAACGCCGGAAGCGCCAACGGCATTTGCCACGCGGCTGCATTATTTCGTGCTGCAACCGCCGCGCGAGGTGTTGTACGACCGCATCAATCGCCGCGTAGACCTGATGGTCGCCAACGGCTTGCTGGCCGAAATCGAAAGGCTCGTGGCCGCCGGGGTGCCGCTCGACGCCAAGGCCTTTCAGGCGCACGGGTACAAACGCTTTGTCGAATATCTGCAAGGCGCGCGCACGCTGGCGTCGGCCATCGAACAGATGAAACTCGACACGCGGCATTACGCCAAACGCCAATGGACGTGGTGGCGCGCGCAATCGAATACGATTTGGTTGCCGGGCTTCGGCTTCGAGCCGGAGATCATTGCCGAAGCGGAACGGCAGGCAGCGCAGTTGTTGAAGGCAAGTTGA